A section of the Telopea speciosissima isolate NSW1024214 ecotype Mountain lineage chromosome 3, Tspe_v1, whole genome shotgun sequence genome encodes:
- the LOC122656292 gene encoding protein PHOSPHATE-INDUCED 1-like has translation MASFVSTLPYQVLLVVSLLHLSNAARRLSGSVEQQSMLFQYHKGPLLSGKISVNLIWYGNFNPAQRAIISDFVSSLSSSPASLKTEPQSSVLTWWKTTDKYYHLSSKNKKSYSSLSLQMGRQILDEKYSLGKSLTRKQIVQLAGRGDHRNAVNVVLTAADVNVEGFCIDTCGSHGSQGKKSKFAYIWVGNSETQCPGQCAWPFHQPIYGPQNPPLIAPNNDVGMDGMVINLASLLAATATNPFGNGFYQGPAEAPLEAASACPGIYGKGAYPGYAGELLVDSTTGASYNANGANGRKYLLPALFDPSTSSCSTLI, from the coding sequence ATGGcctcttttgtttctacatTGCCCTACCAAGTCCTCTTGGTGGTTTCCCTCTTACATCTCTCCAATGCTGCAAGAAGACTCTCTGGATCGGTGGAGCAACAGTCTATGCTCTTCCAATACCACAAGGGTCCTCTTCTCTCCGGCAAGATCTCTGTTAATCTCATCTGGTACGGCAATTTCAACCCTGCCCAACGCGCCATTATCTCTGATTTCGTCTCTTCCCTCTCATCCTCACCAGCCTCATTGAAGACCGAACCCCAATCCTCTGTTCTCACATGGTGGAAGACCACAGACAAGTACTACCACCTCAGCTCCAAGAACAAGAAGTCCtactcttctctttctctccaaatGGGTAGGCAAATCCTTGACGAGAAATACTCATTGGGCAAATCCCTCACCAGGAAGCAAATCGTGCAGCTCGCAGGTAGAGGCGACCATAGAAATGCCGTTAATGTAGTTCTTACCGCCGCAGATGTCAACGTCGAGGGCTTCTGTATAGACACATGCGGAAGCCATGGTTCCCAAGGCAAGAAATCAAAGTTCGCTTACATCTGGGTAGGTAACTCTGAGACTCAGTGCCCAGGTCAATGTGCTTGGCCCTTCCACCAGCCCATCTATGGCCCTCAGAACCCACCATTGATTGCTCCAAACAATGATGTGGGCATGGATGGAATGGTTATCAATCTGGCTAGTCTCTTGGCTGCTACTGCTACCAAcccttttggaaatggtttctATCAAGGCCCGGCTGAGGCACCATTGGAGGCAGCTTCAGCTTGCCCTGGTATCTATGGGAAGGGGGCTTACCCTGGTTATGCAGGGGAGTTGTTGGTGGATTCAACTACTGGTGCTAGCTACAATGCCAACGGTGCAAATGGAAGGAAGTACCTTCTTCCAGCATTGTTTGATCCTTCCACATCTTCATGCTCTACATTGATCTAA
- the LOC122656524 gene encoding glutaredoxin-C1-like: MHYQTESWGSYMSSRSASDPLERVQRLASENAVVIFSISSCCMCHAIKRLFCGMGVNPTVYELDEDPRGKEMEKALMRLLGTSSAVPVVFIGGKLVGAMDRVMASHINGTLVPLLKEAGALWL, translated from the coding sequence ATGCATTACCAGACGGAATCGTGGGGGTCTTATATGTCGTCAAGGAGCGCAAGCGACCCACTGGAGCGAGTTCAGAGACTCGCCTCTGAGAACGCGGTTGTGATCTTCAGCATCAGCAGTTGTTGCATGTGTCACGCCATCAAGAGGCTCTTCTGTGGGATGGGTGTGAACCCTACTGTGTACGAGCTGGACGAGGATCCGAGAGGGAAGGAGATGGAGAAAGCCCTCATGAGGCTTCTCGGTACTTCTTCTGCTGTTCCCGTCGTCTTTATCGGTGGGAAGCTCGTTGGAGCCATGGACAGAGTCATGGCGTCCCATATCAATGGGACTTTGGTCCCGCTCCTCAAGGAGGCCGGAGCTCTCTGGCTCTGA